From the genome of Methanofastidiosum sp.:
CTTACATAATGGATATTTACCATATTTGAAATATCCCTTACTAAAGATAAAAGCTCTTTTTTATTCTTTTTTTCAAGCTCTAACTCAAGCTCTATAGACCTGTCAAAATGGTCCTCAATAGCCCTCTTATTCCTGCCTGTAATAATAAGTATTTCTTCAATGCCTGACTCGATAGCTTCTTCAATGATATACTGTATAGTA
Proteins encoded in this window:
- a CDS encoding NTP transferase domain-containing protein is translated as MKVRKAIIPAAGLGTRFLPATKAQPKEMLPIVDKPTIQYIIEEAIESGIEEILIITGRNKRAIEDHFDRSIELELELEKKNKKELLSLVRDISNMVNIHYV